A stretch of DNA from Nitrospira sp. KM1:
GCTCTACGATGGGCTGGCGTCCCAACACGAAGGAAAAGTCCAGCAAGCGGGAGCCGAGCGACAGGTCAGAGGACGTGAAAAACCCATGAGGACCGCGCTGAAAGGCCGAGCGGCGCGTGACGGTGTGATTCCCGCCCAAAAATCCATGAAGAAGGATCAGCTCAATTTGCAGATCGCCGATTCCCATGTCGCATTAGAATCCGCGGCTCAAAAGGACGATCTCAAAAAAATCCGGGGAATCGATTCCATGCTCGAACAAGCTCTTAACGAATTGGGGACCTGTACGTTCATCCAAATTGCCAAATGGACCACTTCGGACATTACAAAGGTAGCACGGCATCTCGAAACTCCAGCCGATCGAATCAGACGGGATAATTGGATCGCAGAGGCAAAAAAGCAGCATCGAGTCAAGTATGGAGAGCAGATTTAGGCATCTTGATGCCTCTGGATCTTGCGGAGATGATTACGAACCCTGGGTAGGCTGTCGGTCATGAATAGTGACCTATTTCCTTTCAAAGCCGTACCGTACCTTCCCTTACATTCGTAGGGGTAGACCCCTCCTAATCCTTGCCGTAAAATCCCCGCACTCATGGTCATGCCGCTCAAAAAATGTAAGCCTCATACTGTCCCCTAGTCCTATCGTCCTCTAACACGAAAGAACTGGATGCCTATACAACTGTTCGTCTCTAAGACCCTGAGAATCCTTTCTCTATTAGGTACAGTCACATTTGGTTTATATGGATGCAATGATGTATCCAATGCGCCCGCTCCGACAGTTCCTCCATCCGCTGACTCCCAACTTTCTCAGCTAACTGTCACACCTGGGACCCTCGTACCAACATTTGCACTCACTACCAACAATTACACGGTCGATGTGACCAGTGACATAACCAGCGTTACGGTCACGGCGCTAACACAGCATAGTGGGGCATCGGCAAGCATCAACCAAAGCAAAGCGACAACGAGTCAGGCAAATCAATCAGTACCTCTCGGAGAACCGGGCTCCGGCACACCGATTCCCATCGTGGTAACAGCTCCGAACGGGACTCAGAACACCTACGTTGTAACCGTGAATCGGGCGGCGCTCACCGGAAATAACAGCCTTCAGAGTTTAACTATCTCGCCGGGAACTTTGAGCCCAGCCTTTGACGAAAACACCCTCAGTTATTCAGACGATGTCGCCACCACTGCTGCGAATGTCACTGTGACGGCCACCTTGCAAGATACTCATGCGACCATGACCATAAATGGGCAGCCGACAAACCCTGGCCAGGCGCGGATCATTCCCCTTGGAACGCCCGGATCGAGTACGCAGGTCGAGATTGCAGTGACTGCGCAGAACGGGACCGTCAAAACATATTCTGTAACCGTGAACAAGTCGGGGGGAAGTAACAACCTCCAAGGCTTGACGATTTCGCCAGGAACGTTAACCCCTGCATTCGCCCCTAATACATTGAATTATTCGGACGAGGTTGCCAGCAACGTGACCAATGTTTCCGTGATTCCTACCCTGGTGGATACCAATGCCACCGTGACGGTAAACGGACAGGCAACAAATTCAGGCGAGGCAAGTACCGTCTCGCTTGGAGTAGCAGGATCGAGCACGACAATCTTTATTGTCGTGACAGCGCCGAGTGGAGCTCAGAAAACGTACATTCTTACGGTGAATCGAGCGGCCCTCGGGGGAAATAACAATCTCCAGAGTTTGACTGTGACATCGGGCACCCTGGCCCCGGCATTTAATGCAAACACGACTAACTATTCAGTGAACGTTGCCAGCGGCGTCACCAGCGTCACGGTCACGGCGCAAGCACAGGACGCCGACGCCACCGTAAACATTAACGGTCAGGGCACGACTAGTCGCTCAGTCACTCTCGGTGGCGCGGGATCGAGCACCCCGATCTCAATTGTGGTCACAGCCCCGAACGGAAGTCAGAAAACATATCTGGTGACGGTGAATCGAGCGGCCCTCGGAGGAAACAACAATCTCCAGAATTTGACCGTCTCACCGGGCACCCTGGCCCCGGCATTCAACGCAAATACGACGAACTACGAGGTGGATGTGGCCAGCGGCGTCACCAGCGTCACGGTCACAGCGCAAGCACAGGACAATGGTGCAACGGTAAGCATTAACGGCCAAAGCACGACTAATCGCTCAGTCACTCTCGGTGGCGCGGGATCGAGCACCCCGATCTCGATTGTGGTCACGGCCCCGAACGGAAGTCAGAAAACATACTTTGTGACAGTCAATCGCGCGGCACTGGGAGGGAACAACAATCTCCAAAGTCTGACTGTCTCACCAGGGACTTTGGACCCGGCATTTAACACAAATACGACAAGCTATTCAGTGGACGTGGCCAGCGGCGTCAACAGCGTTACGGTGACGCCTACTCTCCAGGATACCAGTGCAAGCATGATGGTGAACGGACAAGGAACAAGTTCGGGGCAGGCGCGGATCATTACGCTTAATGGACCCGGATCGAGCACCACGATCTCGATTGTGGTTACGGCGCCGAATGGAAGTCAGAAGACATACTTTGTGACGGTGAATCGAGCGGCACTTGGAGGAAACAACAATCTCCAGAACTTGACCGTCTCACCGGGCACCTTGAACCCGGCATTTAATACAAACACGACAAGCTATTCAGTGGACGTCGCCAGTAACGTCGGCAACATCACGGTGACCGCTACCCTGCAGGATACCAATGCGAGCATGACGATCAACGGACAAGGAACCAGCTCTGGTCAGGCACGCTCCATTTCACTACAGCCGGCCGGATCAAACACTACTATCACGATCATCGTGACCGCCCCCAATGGAATTTCAAATCCTTACACCATCACTGTAAATCGGGCGATGCCCGGAACCAGCGCCGACCTATCAAGCTTGACCGCCTCAGCGGGACAACTTCAGCCATCATTCAACGCGGCGACGCTGAATTACACTGTTGCTGCTCCCCTTCTCACACTGAGCACTACAATCACGGCAACGCTGGCAGACTCCAACGCGACCTTGACGATCAATGGTTCGTCAGCGACGTCCGGAGTGGCATCACCAAATATTCTTTTAATTCCATTATTAAATCCTCCAATCAATATAGTCGTAACAGCACAAGACGGAGTAACAAAGAAAACTTACACTGTTACGATCACAGTAGGACCATAGATTCTCTGGAGTCTCGCTTCCAGAAATATTCCCACTGGTATAGATCCAATCGGAACATTATCCGGAGTTATTTCGGGAACACCTACAGCGGCAAGCACTTTCAATTTCACACCACAGGTCACTGATACCCTTATTGCAAAACGGATCCTTCTCCTGCCATATTGACCCGTAATCAACGAGAGTAAGGATCTCCGTAGTGGTAGATCTCCATTTCTGAGATGAAGCTCGGCTTTAACCATAACCGTACCTGTAAACAATTTTTCGATCTTCCACCAAGTTTTCTGTTGCGCAAGCTCCCTCTGGAATGCACAGTCACGTCATGATCACACTGCCGTCCTCCCGCAGCCCGGCCGTTCAATTGATCGGCATAATCCTCTTCATAGCCACCAGTATTGGTTTTTATGGCTGCAATGATGTCTCAAACGCCCCTCCTCCACCGGAAGGACCGGGTGCACTCACAGTGTCCTCAAACGCTCTGCCGACGGGTTTTATTGGAGTCGCATATCCCAACCTGCAATTGGCAGGGGCGGGAGGAACCCCTCCCTATACTTGGAGCGAAGGTGCGAGTTCGCCGGGACTACCTCCGGGACTCGCATTGAACTCTTCAGGCGTGATAAGCGGGACCCCGACACAGACCGGGGCATTTTCGCCGACGTTCAGATTAGTCGACTCGGCGAAACCGCCGGCTGCAGTAGAAAAAGTCTTGACCGTCACTGTTTCACAAGTTCCTCAGCCATCGATCAACAACCCCTCACTTCCTAACGGAGTCCAAAACAGGAATTATTCCGCAACACTCACTGCATCAGGCGGCACTCAGCCTTATACGAACTGGTCGGTCACTCCCGCGCTTCCGCCTGGTTTGACTTTCACTTCTGCAGGAGCCACGGCCACGATCACCGGGACCCCAGCCGGCATCACGAACACCACCCATACGTTCAGGGTAACCGATTCCTTTTCTCCCACGCCTCAAACTGGTTCGACCCAGTTGACGTTGACCGTCACCGCCGCGCCACTGCCACTGTCGATTTCAACCGGCTCACCTTTACAGGACGGAACAGTAAACCAATCCTATGGCCCAATTACCTTGTCGGCCGCCGGCGGCACCCCTACGCTCGTGTGGGACCTAGCTTCCGGCTCACTTCCTCCCGGCCTTCAATTAAGTCAGGGAGGAATTCTGAGCGGCACTCCGACCGCGCCCAGTTCGGTCACACCGGTTTTCAGGGTCCGGGATGGAGGATCTCCGCAACAGACTGCCACCAAGCCTCTCGCGATTTCTATCAGTCTGCCGGCACCGCTTACGATCACGACGGCTACGCTGCCGGATGGACAGCTAGGCCAGTCTTATAACCAAACAGTCCAGGCAAGCGGCGGGTCGGGCGCTCGCAACTGGAGTTTCCAGGGTGGCAACATCCCTAATCTCTCCATTAATCCGTCAACCGGAGTGATCTCCGGCAGCCCCACTCCGACAGGGACATTTACCTTCACA
This window harbors:
- a CDS encoding cadherin-like beta sandwich domain-containing protein, whose protein sequence is MPIQLFVSKTLRILSLLGTVTFGLYGCNDVSNAPAPTVPPSADSQLSQLTVTPGTLVPTFALTTNNYTVDVTSDITSVTVTALTQHSGASASINQSKATTSQANQSVPLGEPGSGTPIPIVVTAPNGTQNTYVVTVNRAALTGNNSLQSLTISPGTLSPAFDENTLSYSDDVATTAANVTVTATLQDTHATMTINGQPTNPGQARIIPLGTPGSSTQVEIAVTAQNGTVKTYSVTVNKSGGSNNLQGLTISPGTLTPAFAPNTLNYSDEVASNVTNVSVIPTLVDTNATVTVNGQATNSGEASTVSLGVAGSSTTIFIVVTAPSGAQKTYILTVNRAALGGNNNLQSLTVTSGTLAPAFNANTTNYSVNVASGVTSVTVTAQAQDADATVNINGQGTTSRSVTLGGAGSSTPISIVVTAPNGSQKTYLVTVNRAALGGNNNLQNLTVSPGTLAPAFNANTTNYEVDVASGVTSVTVTAQAQDNGATVSINGQSTTNRSVTLGGAGSSTPISIVVTAPNGSQKTYFVTVNRAALGGNNNLQSLTVSPGTLDPAFNTNTTSYSVDVASGVNSVTVTPTLQDTSASMMVNGQGTSSGQARIITLNGPGSSTTISIVVTAPNGSQKTYFVTVNRAALGGNNNLQNLTVSPGTLNPAFNTNTTSYSVDVASNVGNITVTATLQDTNASMTINGQGTSSGQARSISLQPAGSNTTITIIVTAPNGISNPYTITVNRAMPGTSADLSSLTASAGQLQPSFNAATLNYTVAAPLLTLSTTITATLADSNATLTINGSSATSGVASPNILLIPLLNPPINIVVTAQDGVTKKTYTVTITVGP
- a CDS encoding putative Ig domain-containing protein, which encodes MITLPSSRSPAVQLIGIILFIATSIGFYGCNDVSNAPPPPEGPGALTVSSNALPTGFIGVAYPNLQLAGAGGTPPYTWSEGASSPGLPPGLALNSSGVISGTPTQTGAFSPTFRLVDSAKPPAAVEKVLTVTVSQVPQPSINNPSLPNGVQNRNYSATLTASGGTQPYTNWSVTPALPPGLTFTSAGATATITGTPAGITNTTHTFRVTDSFSPTPQTGSTQLTLTVTAAPLPLSISTGSPLQDGTVNQSYGPITLSAAGGTPTLVWDLASGSLPPGLQLSQGGILSGTPTAPSSVTPVFRVRDGGSPQQTATKPLAISISLPAPLTITTATLPDGQLGQSYNQTVQASGGSGARNWSFQGGNIPNLSINPSTGVISGSPTPTGTFTFTVQVTDAVFTTPATQTFTIKINPPAPPNITTSSLPTGTVNFPYTPTTLTATGGAAPLSFQPVGLPFGLSFNASTGTISGTPTSNGTQNVTFTVQDSTVPTNQTGSKALTLTVNAALTIDTASLPGGTVSQSYGPVTLSASGGAGPSTYTWSATGLPPGISVSQSGIIGGTPSAVGQYPVTFRVQDGNNIAVTKALTITVSAVVITPTSLPPGKELLPYAFNMSASGGTPPYTWSATGLPSGLSISPSGPTAGLITGIPGVGTSTASPYSVTITATDSANVSSPSQPPFSLTIAP